A single Argentina anserina chromosome 7, drPotAnse1.1, whole genome shotgun sequence DNA region contains:
- the LOC126802817 gene encoding uncharacterized protein LOC126802817 — translation MEDSSSDNTTPIQTKDYYRILEVDYDATDENIRLNYRRLALKWHPDKHNGGSHVTAKFQEINEAYEVLSDPAKRLDYDLTGICEIEKYTLPEYLGRFRGMILTCNGLGISHASTWSQELVETDGLAEKSAL, via the exons ATGGAGGACAGTTCCAGTGATAATACCACTCCCATCCAAACTAAG GATTACTACAGAATTTTGGAGGTTGATTATGATGCAACTGATGAGAACATCAGACTAAATTACCGAAGGCTTGCTCTG AAGTGGCATCCTGATAAGCACAATGGTGGCAGTCACGTTACAGCAAAGTTTCAAGAGATTAACGAAGCTTACGAAG TGTTGAGTGATCCTGCTAAGCGACTTGACTATGATCTAACCGGCATCTGTGAGATTGAAAAGTATACTTTACCG GAATATCTTGGCAGATTTAGAGGAATGATACTTACCTGCAATGGCCTGGGTATTAGTCATGCATCAACATG GTCACAAGAATTGGTGGAAACTGATGGCTTAGCAGAGAAATCAGCCTTATAA
- the LOC126803877 gene encoding LOW QUALITY PROTEIN: CYP enzymes assisting alcohol dehydrogenase-like (The sequence of the model RefSeq protein was modified relative to this genomic sequence to represent the inferred CDS: inserted 2 bases in 1 codon) encodes MSEISSSCASQVITCKAAVCWGVGEGCKVEEIHVQPPHKCEVRVKMLYASLCHTDIVISKGYPIVCNVRMQGAAKIIGVDKNEMKRETGIAFGMTDFINPENHQPEPEHEQDHIKSISELIKDSTDGMGVDYCFECTGVPPFINEALEATKMGKGMTVVLGFAYTAPVQISFLSLMTGRTFKGSMFGGLKAKTDLPILINKCMNKEMQLDELLTHEIPLVDINHAFELLKKPDCXKVLIKIWLCLFEFYLSE; translated from the exons ATGTCAGAAATCAGCAGCAGCTGCGCCTCACAAGTCATCACATGCAAAG CGGCGGTATGTTGGGGAGTGGGGGAAGGGTGCAAGGTGGAAGAGATACATGTACAGCCACCACACAAGTGTGAAGTTCGTGTCAAGATGCTCTATGCCAGTCTCTGTCACACTGACATCGTCATCTCCAAAGGATATCCAATTGTAT GCAATGTTAGAATGCAAGGTGCAGCTAAAATTATCGGTGTCGACAAAAATGAGATGAAAAGAGAAACAGGAATTGCTTTTGGAATGACTGATTTTATAAACCCTGAGAATCACCAACCCGAACCCGAACACGAGCAAGATCATATCAAATCAATTTCTGAGCTCATCAAAGACTCTACAGATGGAATGGGTGTAGATTATTGCTTTGAGTGCACTGGCGTTCCACCTTTCATCAATGAAGCCCTTGAGGCCACAAAAATG GGTAAAGGAATGACAGTCGTGCTAGGATTCGCATATACAGCACCCGTTCAAATTAGTTTTCTCTCCTTAATGACTGGCAGAACCTTTAAAGGATCCATGTTCGGAGGGCTCAAAGCCAAAACCGATCTTCCCATTCTAATAAACAAATGCATGAATAAG GAAATGCAACTGGATGAACTCTTGACTCATGAAATTCCTCTTGTGGATATTAACCACGCATTTGAACTCTTAAAGAAGCCAGACTG GAAGGTTCTGATCAAGATTTGGCTCTGTTTGTTCGAGTTTTATTTGTCAGAATAA
- the LOC126802204 gene encoding V-type proton ATPase subunit H codes for MDHAELTTEQVLKRDIPWEQYMTTKLITGTCLQLLRRYDKRSDTCRSQLLDDDGPAYVQVFVGILRDIFKEETVEYVLALVDELLTANPKRAKLFHDTSLADKDVYEPFLRLLWKGNWFIQEKSCKILGSIASARPKPQGTVANGEASNSKSKITTIDDVLKGLVEWLCAQLKKPSHPRRGIPTAISCLATLLKEPVVRSSFVQADGVKLLVSLISPASTQQSMQLLYETCLCVWLLSYYEPAIEYLATSRTLPRLIEVIRSSTKEKVVRVVVLTLRNLLSKGTFGAQMVDLGLPQIVQSLKAQAWSDEDLLEGLNQLEEGLRDNIKKLSSFDKYKQEVLLGHLDWSPMHKDAIFWRENITNFEENDFQILRVLITILDTSSDPRALAVACFDISQFVQHHPAGRIIVTDLKAKERVMKLMNHESSEVTKNALLCIQRLFLGAKYASFLQA; via the exons ATGGACCATGCTGAGCTCACCACTGAGCAG GTTCTGAAACGAGACATCCCATGGGAGCAATACATGACCACCAAGCTCATCACCGGAACCTGCCTTCAGCTCTTACGCCGTTATGATAAGAGATCCGACACTTGCCGATCACAGTTGCTTGATGAT GATGGCCCAGCTTATGTTCAAGTTTTTGTTGGCATCTTACGTGATATTTTCAAGGAAGAAACTGTTGAATACGTTCTTGCTTTAGTCGATGAACTGCTTACAG CCAACCCCAAAAGAGCAAAATTGTTCCATGATACTTCTCTTGCCGATAAAGATGTTTACGAGCCTTTCTTAAG attgctttggaagggtaattggTTCATACAAGAGAAGAGCTGTAAGATACTTGGTTCTATAGCGAG TGCAAGGCCCAAACCCCAAGGGACCGTCGCAAATGGAGAagcctcaaattcaaagagtAAAATCACCACTATTGATGACGTCTTGAAAGGACTGGTAGAATGGCTTTGTGCACAG CTGAAGAAGCCTTCCCATCCTAGGCGTGGGATCCCAACTGCCATCAGTTGCCTTGCAACCTTACTAAAGGAGCCTGTGGTTAGATCTTCTTTTGTTCAAGCAGACGGGGTGAAGTTACTTGTTTCCTTAATTTCTCCAGCTTCCACCCAACAATCCATGCAG CTTCTGTATGAAACATGTCTATGTGTCTGGCTCCTTTCCTATTATGAACCTGCAATTGAGTACCTGGCTACTTCTAGAACACTTCCTCGACTCATAGAAGTTATCAGGAGCTCAACAAAGGAGAAG GTTGTCAGAGTTGTTGTTTTGACCCTGAGGAACTTGCTCTCCAAAGGAACATTTGGGGCACAAATGGTGGACCTTGGACTGCCTCAAATTGTTCAGAGTTTGAAAGCACAAGCGTGGAGTGATGAG GATCTCCTGGAGGGATTAAATCAGCTGGAAGAAGGTTTAAGGGATAATATCAAGAAATTAAGTTCTTTTGATAAATATAAGCAAGAAGTCCTCCTTGGCCATCTTGACTGGTCACCGATGCACAAAGATGCAATATTCTGGCGTGAGAACATTACCAACTTTGAGGAGAACGACTTTCAG ATTCTAAGAGTGCTGATTACTATTTTAGACACATCCAGTGATCCAAGGGCTTTGGCTGTTGCTTGCTTTGATATATCACAGTTTGTCCAGCACCATCCGGCTGGAAGAATCATAGTAACTGACCTCAAGGCCAAAGAGCGTGTCATGAAACTGATGAATCATGAAAGTTCCGAGGTTACCAAAAATGCCTTACTATGCATTCAGAGGCTTTTCCTAGGTGCCAAGTATGCGAGTTTTTTGCAGGCTTAA
- the LOC126802849 gene encoding uncharacterized protein LOC126802849 has product MAICSAPLTTSFSGGKGSHLKAREIWLSGKPASSLKLTALSQSRRNSVQLRNNRNFCVRAEYSDGNRGGGADFLAGFLVGGAVFGTLAYVFAPQIRRSLLNEDEYGFRKARRPIYYDEGLEKTRQTLNAKISQLNSAIDNVSSRLRGGNNAPEAPVQGDPEVEATM; this is encoded by the exons ATGGCGATCTGCTCGGCTCCTCTAACCACTTCGTTCTCAG GCGGCAAGGGATCTCATCTGAAAGCCCGTGAGATTTGGTTGTCCGGCAAGCCAGCATCATCACTAAAACTCACTGCACTGAGCCAGAGCCGGAGAAACTCGGTTCAGTTGCGAAACAACCGCAATTTCTGTGTTCGTGCTGAGTATAG TGATGGTAATAGAGGTGGAGGTGCTGATTTTCTTGCTGGCTTCCTCGTCGGAGGAGCTGTGTTTGGAACTTTAGCTTATGTTTTTGCTCCACAG ATCAGAAGATCTCTCCTCAATGAAGATGAATATGGATTTCGTAAGGCCAGGAGACCAATATACTATGATGAAGGCTTAGAG AAGACCAGGCAGACCTTGAATGCAAAGATAAGCCAGCTCAATTCTGCCATTGACAATGTCTCTTCCCGCTTGAGAGGTGGGAACAATGCGCCCGAGGCGCCAGTCCAAGGTGATCCTGAAGTAGAAGCTACCATGTGA
- the LOC126802203 gene encoding uncharacterized protein LOC126802203, whose protein sequence is MSVSFSCYVAPAPSHIFGSRSSPPVHCPAFPLPSLFLYPSSSSFASRHLPHKHKAAGIMKRAADFHTNATPADDDDEDDDIEDEYEDADPFLPEKWDVLGLGQAMVDFSGMVDDEFLEKLGLEKGTRKLVNHEERGRVLRAMDGCSYKAAAGGSLSNSLVALARLGSTSIGGSPLSVAMTGSVGSDPLGGFYRAKLRRANLHFLSPPIKDGTTGTVIVLTSSDAHRTMLAYQGTSSTVNYDSCLASAVCNTKILVVEGYLFELPDTIKTITKACEEAHRCGALVAVTASDVSCIERHYDDFWEIVGNYADIVFANSDEARAFCHFSSKESPISATRYLSHFVPFASVTDGPRGSYIGVKGEAVYIPPSPCVPVDTCGAGDAYASGILFGILRGVSDLKGIGTLAARVASTVVGQQGTRLRVQDAVELAESFTFHLDSSTIRSDIGSDHISSF, encoded by the exons ATGTCTGTCTCCTTTTCTTGCTATGTTGCTCCTGCTCCTTCCCACATATTCGGCAGCAGGTCCTCTCCACCCGTCCATTGTCCTGCTTTCCCTCTCCCCTCTTTGTTTTTATACCCTTCTTCGTCCTCATTCGCATCCCGACATCTCCCTCACAAACACAAAGCCGCCGGGATTATGAAGAGAGCCGCAGACTTTCACACAAATGCCACTCCTGCTGATGATGACGATGAAGATGACGACATTGAAGATGAATACGAAGATGCCGACCCTTTCTTGCCTGAGAAGTGGGATGTTTTGGGTCTTGGCCAAGCCATG GTGGATTTTTCTGGCATGGTTGATGATGAGTTTCTGGAAAAACTGGGTTTAGAAAAAGGTACAAGGAAGCTTGTGAATCACGAAGAGAGAGGTCGAGTCTTGAGAGCAATGGATGGTTGTAGCTATAAGGCTGCTGCTGGTGGCTCCCTTTCCAACAGCCTTGTGGCCTTGGCCAGGCTTGGCAGCACATCCATTGGAGGCTCTCCCTTGAGTGTTGCCATGACAGGGAGTGTAGGGAGTGATCCCTTGGGTGGCTTTTACAG AGCAAAGTTACGTCGGGCTAATCTGCATTTTCTTTCTCCACCTATCAAAGATGGGACGACAGGGACAGTAATAGTTCTTACATCTTCAGATGCCCACCGTACAATGCTGGCATATCAG GGAACATCTTCGACTGTTAATTATGATTCGTGCTTGGCTAGTGCAGTTTGCAATACGAAAATACTTGTAGTTGAGGGGTATTTGTTTGAACTTCCTGATACAATCAAGACAATTACAAAAGCATGTGAAGAAGCACACAGGTGCGGAGCGCTGGTTGCAGTTACAGCATCAGATGTTTCCTGCATTGAGAGACACTACGACGATTTCTG GGAAATTGTTGGGAACTATGCAGACATTGTTTTTGCAAACAGTGATGAAGCGAGAGCCTTCTGTCACTTTTCCTCCAAGGAGAGCCCCATTTCCGCTACAAGGTATCTCAGCCATTTTGTTCCATTTGCCTCGGTTACTGATGGACCAAGAGGCTCTTACATTGGTGTAAAAGGAGAAGCTGTATATATCCCTCCTTCTCCATGTGTACCAGTGGACACCTGTGGTGCCGGGGATGCATACGCATCAGGAATTTTGTTTGGTATTTTGAGAGGAGTATCAGATTTGAAAGGAATAGGTACATTAGCAGCTAGGGTTGCATCCACGGTTGTTGGACAGCAAGGCACTCGGCTTAGGGTTCAAGATGCAGTAGAGTTGGCAGAATCATTCACGTTCCATCTTGATAGTTCCACTATTAGGTCAGATATTGGGTCAGATCATATATCCAGCTTCTAA